In the genome of Lathyrus oleraceus cultivar Zhongwan6 chromosome 4, CAAS_Psat_ZW6_1.0, whole genome shotgun sequence, the window TAGGGAGTTGTGAAAAATATAGGAATCCATGATTATGCTTGTTAAACTATTAAATTGATGATGAAATTCCTATAATGAAGATGAGATATGTGAAGTACATGTTAATGATTATGATGACATGATTAGTTGTTAAATTCTGGAAATAAGTTGTTTGGGTGTTAGGACATGTTTGGGTGAAGATTATAAGTAAGGAAAGCTATTGAACATGGAAAAAATAAGTTTATGGGGAAAATCACCtagaccaatcgattggtctaGGGGTGTAATTGATTGGTCCATGTCTGGGTGTGAAAACTCAGTAAACATAATGTTCACAATAATTGATTGGTCTGCGACAACAATTGATTGGTCCACTGGATGTTTTGACCATAAAGTTTTATCCGTAAGTCCAAACGAGTTTCCATTTGAAGCGTTGGAAAGACAAAGAAATATAATATCAAGTGATAATGTAATTAGAGACTGAATATGttgtattaatatgattaattGATAAGGCTTATATgtattgttgttgttatgttAATGATGAATGCTATGATGAATTTGTAAATAAGTTGTGAGTATGAATTGATGAATTATACATGTTGAGATATGTATTGTTGAGTTAAAGGTGAATTTCATATATCTTAGTTAATAATTGTATTGAGTTAAAATATATATGTGCTTGAGTTGTGTTTCTATCCTAAGTATCATGTTGAGTTGCTATGGTAATCCAGAAGAAGGGATTTCACGAGTTTGTCAATGGATGAATGTCAGGATTAGAAGAGCGGTCTTAATGCATTGAGATTTTATTAACATGTTCATTCATTCATGTTGAGTTGTGTCAAGAGGAAGGTTGCTAGTTCAGATAGGGGACTAGCGGTTTGTCCCAAGCTCAGAGAGGGGGCTTGGAGCTCACAAAGGGGGATCATGGGTTCAAAGAGGGGACCCGGTTCCTGAGTGAACCATTTTTTAGTTGGTACTACATGTATAGAGTTGCATCGAATTGCACGGTATTTCATTTTGAGTATGAGATGCATAATGAGATAAATGCATATTATATTGACGTTGTGCATAATATGGTGTGTGACTGGTATGTGAATGAGTTATGATTGATGAGTTGGTGTAAGAATGTAATTGATATACAATGACTTGAGATTGTGTAGATTATGTTATGTGTTGGTATCCTACCTTGCAGTATATGTCTATTGTTATTGAATGTGATTTCTCACCCCTTCAGTTTGAATGTTTCCTTTACATGAGCATCATGCAGATACTTAAGAGTAGAGACGTTGTTGTGAGTGGAAGCTTATTTCTGGAGCTATTTcgtttaatttatttattttagcTTTGGTTATGCTCAGATATGTAACACTGAGGAGAAATTTCTTTGTTTTATGTTGAGATTTCTGAGTGACAATGTATGCTCTCGTATTTTATGGTTTGGTGTGATAAGTATTTGGAGAAGACTTATGATTCGATGCTTTTTAATTATGATATGAGATTTATTATGAGATATAAATTGGTGTGTTTTGATTGATTATTTCCGCTGCGATGATACCCTAATGAAAGTGAGCATGCGATAACAGGTGTTGCAGGTTTATTTAAATATAGTGTTACATGATCATCAAGTGTGTTTTGAGATGTGTAATATCCTATGTGTGAATGTTGTGAAAATATATGATTTAATTACAATTTTGAATTGGGAAAATAGGGTGTTACACTAGTGGTATCTAAGATCACTTGGGAAAATTTCAAAATCGAGTTCCTTGAGAAGTACTTTCATGCTGATGCACGTAACAAGAAGGAGATTAAGTTCCTTTAGTTAAAACTAAGGAACATGACGGTTGTTGATTATGCTAGGAAGTTTGAGGAGTTGTTTAGGTTCTTCCTACATAAAAATGGGGTAGGAGTTGAGGGTTCCAAGTGTATGAAGTTTGAAATTGGCTTGCATCCAGAGATGAAACAATTCATCAGGTATTAGGAGATTCGTCGGTTCTCTATGTTGGTTAATAAGTGTAAGATCTGCAATGAAGATAGATGTGCTAGATCTGCTCATTCTAAGAGTATTAGTGAGATGataatttgaaattaaaatagtGGAAAACCCTATGGGGCTCCAACCGATAAAGGGAAGTGGAAGGCTTTAGATGGGTAAGAGACAAGTGAGGGAGGCACTCATGCTTCTGTCAGATGTTTTAATTATGGAGGGATTGGTCATCGTGTTAGTGAATGCAAGAGTTCAAGTCAAAAATATATCACGTGTGAAAAGCCAATGCACCGCATTGCTGATTATAAGAGAAACATTATGACTTGCTTCAATTATGGAGAACCAGGTAACGTTAGCACCGATGGTCATAAACCAAAGAAAGCTCAGTCCGGAGGGACATTTTTTTCTTTGAGTGGAGTGGAGACTACTACATATTATAACTTGATTCGAGGTATGTTCTTTATTAATGATGTTTCTCTAATTGCTATGATTGACACGGGAGTAACACATTCATTCATATCTCTTGAATGTTCTAGAAAGTTGAATCTTGAAGTGTCTTTTATGTTTGGGAGTATGGTTATTGATAACCCATCTAATGGTTCGGTGGCTACTTTGTGGGTTTGTTtgaatttcccttttattatatATGGTGAGAACTTTCGTATTGACTTAGTCTTCTTGAAGGATGATGCTCGGGTGTTTATGATGTTCGCTTCTTTGAAGGATGAAAGCAAAGTTGTGATTGGTGATCTACCAGTTATGCGTGAATTCTAGAGGTGTTCCCAGATGATATTAGTGATTTTATGCTAAAGCGTGAGGTTGAGTTCGTCATAAGCTTAGTATCTGGTACTACTCCCATGTCGATGGCGCCTTACAGGATCTCTTCTTCATATCTAATCGAGCTAAAGAAACAGTTGGAGGATctgcttgagaagaagtttacTCAACCTAGTATTTCATCGTGGGGAGCGCCATTGTCGGTGGTTAAGAAGAAATATGGTAACATGAGgttgtgtgttgactatcgaTAGGTGAATAAGGCTactatcaagaataagtatcctTTTCCAAGAATTGATGACCTGGTGGATCAGGTGGTTGGTGCTTGCTTGTTCAGTAAGACTGATTTGtgatcgggttatcatcagattcgtaTGAAGCCATAAGATATTTTAAAGATTGTGTTTAGAACTCGATATGGTCACTACGAGTGTCCAATGATGTTGTTCAATGTGTCTAATGCGTCAGGtgtattcatggagtatatgaataggatctTCCATCCTTACTTAGACCAGTTTGTGGTTATGTTCATCAACGATATTATAGTGTATTCCAAGACAAATGAAGATCATGCAGAGCATTTGAGAGTTATGCTACAGACTTTGTAAGAGAAGAGGTTGTATGCTAATTTGTCTAAGCATGAGTTCAGGTTGAAAGAAGTCAGCTTCCTTGGTCACGTGATCTCTAGTGGTGGCATATCAGTTGACTCGTCCAAGGTTGATGTCATGTTGCAGTGGGAGACTCCTAAGTCAGTTACAGAAATCATAAGTTTTTTGGGTTTGGCTAGTTACTACAGAAGGTTTATAGAAGGATTTTCAAAGTTAGCTTTACCTTTAAC includes:
- the LOC127137137 gene encoding uncharacterized mitochondrial protein AtMg00860-like; amino-acid sequence: MAPYRISSSYLIELKKQLEDLLEKKFTQPSISSWGAPLSVVKKKYGNMRLKEVSFLGHVISSGGISVDSSKVDVMLQWETPKSVTEIISFLGLASYYRRFIEGFSKLALPLTHLTRKVQAYVWNV